One window of the Pseudomonas sp. S04 genome contains the following:
- the yidD gene encoding membrane protein insertion efficiency factor YidD — protein MRKLALVPIQFYRYAISPLMASHCRFYPSCSCYAYEAIENHGLLRGGWLTFRRLGRCHPWNPGGYDPVPPIPTSRSSSMAE, from the coding sequence ATGCGTAAACTGGCACTCGTTCCGATCCAGTTTTATCGCTATGCCATTAGTCCTCTGATGGCCAGTCACTGTCGTTTCTACCCCAGTTGTTCCTGCTACGCGTATGAAGCCATTGAAAATCATGGCCTTCTGCGCGGTGGCTGGCTGACCTTTCGTCGTTTAGGTCGCTGTCATCCGTGGAATCCCGGTGGTTATGACCCGGTTCCGCCTATCCCTACCTCCCGTTCTTCTTCGATGGCCGAGTAA
- the yidC gene encoding membrane protein insertase YidC, whose translation MDIKRTILIVALAIVSYVMVLKWNQDYGQAALPTQNVAANQNAPAIPDGTNASASADVPSANTDTSTPTETPVVASKDLIHVKTDVLELAIDPQGGDIAQLMLPLYPRRQDHPEIPFQLFDNGSERTYLAQSGLTGTNGPDARPTGRPVYSSEQKTYQLADGQNQLNVDLKFSDGGVNYIKRFSFTRGLYDLKVTYLIDNTSDKAWTGNLFAQLKRDASADPSSTTATGTATYLGAALWTSAEPYKKVSMKDIDKAALKETVNGGWVAWLQHYFVTAWIPAKNDSNVVQTRKDNQGNYIIGFTGPALTIAPGAKAETSATLYAGPKSQAVLKELSPGLELTVDYGILWFIAQPIFWLLQHIHAIVGNWGWSIIFLTMLIKGIFFPLSAASYKSMARMRAVAPKLAALKEQHGDDRQKMSQAMMELYKKEKINPLGGCLPILVQMPVFLSLYWVLLESVEMRQAPFMLWITDLSIKDPFFILPIIMGATMFIQQQLNPTPPDPMQAKVMKLMPIIFTFFFLWFPAGLVLYWVVNNCLSIAQQWYITRKVEAATKKADA comes from the coding sequence ATGGATATTAAACGCACGATCCTGATCGTCGCCCTGGCAATCGTGTCCTACGTCATGGTCCTGAAATGGAACCAGGACTACGGCCAGGCTGCCCTGCCGACTCAGAATGTTGCTGCCAATCAGAATGCCCCGGCTATTCCGGACGGTACCAACGCTTCCGCCAGTGCCGATGTACCCAGCGCAAATACCGATACCAGCACCCCTACCGAAACTCCGGTAGTGGCTAGTAAAGATCTCATCCACGTAAAAACGGATGTGCTCGAACTGGCTATCGATCCTCAGGGTGGTGATATCGCCCAACTGATGCTGCCGCTGTATCCACGTCGCCAGGACCATCCGGAAATTCCGTTCCAGCTGTTCGATAACGGCAGTGAACGTACTTATCTGGCGCAAAGTGGCCTGACCGGTACCAACGGTCCTGATGCTCGCCCGACCGGTCGTCCGGTTTACTCGTCCGAACAGAAGACTTATCAACTGGCTGATGGCCAGAACCAGCTCAACGTTGACCTCAAATTCAGCGATGGCGGTGTCAATTACATCAAGCGCTTCAGCTTCACTCGCGGTTTGTACGATCTGAAAGTTACTTATCTGATCGACAACACCAGCGACAAGGCCTGGACTGGCAACCTGTTTGCCCAGCTCAAGCGTGATGCCAGTGCCGATCCTTCTTCCACCACAGCCACCGGCACCGCCACTTACCTGGGCGCCGCCCTGTGGACAAGTGCAGAGCCGTACAAAAAAGTGTCGATGAAAGATATCGACAAGGCTGCGCTGAAAGAAACCGTCAATGGTGGCTGGGTCGCCTGGCTGCAACACTACTTCGTAACGGCCTGGATTCCAGCCAAGAACGACAGCAACGTGGTGCAGACTCGCAAAGACAACCAGGGCAACTACATCATCGGTTTCACTGGCCCGGCTTTGACCATTGCGCCAGGTGCCAAGGCTGAAACCAGCGCAACCCTGTATGCGGGTCCGAAAAGCCAGGCAGTACTGAAAGAGTTATCCCCAGGTCTGGAACTGACGGTCGACTACGGCATTCTGTGGTTCATCGCTCAACCGATCTTCTGGCTGCTGCAACATATCCACGCCATTGTGGGTAACTGGGGCTGGTCGATCATCTTCCTGACCATGCTGATCAAAGGGATCTTCTTCCCACTGTCGGCTGCCAGCTACAAGTCCATGGCCCGCATGCGTGCAGTGGCGCCAAAACTGGCTGCGCTGAAAGAGCAACATGGCGATGACCGGCAGAAAATGTCGCAAGCCATGATGGAGCTGTACAAGAAAGAGAAGATCAATCCGCTGGGTGGTTGCTTGCCAATCCTCGTGCAGATGCCGGTTTTCCTCTCGCTGTACTGGGTACTCCTGGAAAGCGTGGAAATGCGCCAAGCGCCATTCATGTTGTGGATTACCGACCTGTCGATCAAGGATCCGTTCTTCATTCTGCCGATCATCATGGGTGCAACCATGTTTATCCAGCAGCAGTTGAACCCGACTCCTCCGGATCCGATGCAGGCCAAGGTGATGAAGCTGATGCCAATCATCTTCACCTTCTTCTTCCTGTGGTTCCCTGCGGGCCTGGTGCTGTATTGGGTTGTGAACAACTGCCTGTCGATCGCACAACAGTGGTACATCACTCGCAAAGTTGAAGCGGCGACAAAAAAAGCCGACGCGTAA
- the rnpA gene encoding ribonuclease P protein component, whose product MSQDFSREKRLLTPRHFKAVFDSPTGKVPGKNLLLLARTNDLDHPRLGLVIGKKSVKLSVERNRLKRLMRESFRLHQDSLVGWDIVIVARKGLGEVENPELIQHFGKLWKRLARSKPEPAVKAETVGVDSTDA is encoded by the coding sequence GTGAGTCAGGACTTCAGTCGGGAAAAGCGCTTGCTGACCCCCCGGCATTTCAAGGCAGTCTTTGACTCCCCTACCGGCAAGGTTCCGGGGAAAAATCTCCTGCTCCTTGCACGCACCAACGATCTCGATCACCCCCGTCTCGGGCTGGTTATCGGGAAAAAGAGTGTGAAACTCTCCGTTGAGCGAAATCGCCTCAAACGTCTGATGCGCGAATCGTTTCGCCTCCACCAGGATTCTCTGGTTGGGTGGGATATCGTGATCGTCGCGCGCAAAGGTTTGGGCGAAGTAGAAAACCCCGAATTGATTCAGCATTTCGGCAAACTCTGGAAACGTCTGGCACGCAGCAAGCCAGAGCCAGCAGTCAAAGCCGAAACTGTAGGGGTAGACAGCACTGATGCGTAA
- the rpmH gene encoding 50S ribosomal protein L34, with translation MKRTFQPSTIKRARTHGFRARMATKNGRAVLSRRRAKGRARLAV, from the coding sequence ATGAAACGTACTTTCCAACCAAGCACTATCAAACGCGCTCGTACCCACGGTTTCCGTGCTCGCATGGCTACCAAAAACGGCCGCGCAGTCCTGTCGCGTCGTCGCGCCAAAGGTCGTGCGCGTCTGGCAGTTTGA